In Cyclobacteriaceae bacterium, the DNA window GATCGGAAATCTGAATATAGAGATAGAATTCCCGCCTGATCCCCGATAATCATATCTTCACGGCCATCGTGATCAACATCGCCAACAGCAACAGAAGGATTTTGACGAAGAATGCTTTCGCCAAGACCCAGGTACTTATCATTTATAAGTGCGAAAGTATTTGTTCCTGAATTTCTCCAATATTGAAGGGCACCTGTAGAAGTTCCTACGAGGATATCGACATTGCCATCCCTGTCAATGTCCACAACAGTCGCGTTGTCACTGGCATTTAGGACAAGAGGAAAATTTACAATGCTCTGACCTCCGAAAAGCGGTACGGTAGCGCTGGAGCTCAGGATATAGTAAACCCGGGTCCTTCCGTTTTGCGCGCTTGTACCTACAAATGCCAGGTCTACAATTCCATTTTTGTCGATATCAACAAATTGAGGTTTGATATTATAATAGAGAAACCTGGCCATGCCCGTGAAATCGTCAGTTATAAATTTAAATGAAGGAGCGATAGCGGTACCGATGTTCTGATAAAATGAAATGGAGGTTTGAAAAACTCCAGTAACATATTTTCCAACAAACATATCCTGATCACCATCTCCGTCGATATCAGTAAAGGCAGGAGATGAAAAATCACCTTCATCGATCATATCATCCTGCAGGAAATTATTTTTTACAAAAGTAAAATTTGGAAGAGCTGCACTTCCAGTGTTTTTATAAAGCCAAACTGAACTTTTAAAATTTGTATTCACATCTGTACGGAGATATAAATTCGGGGAGGATAGCAAATCAGCCTTGCCATCAAAATCCACATCTTCAAGATAGGCTGCCGGAAAAAGCTGCAACGCAACAGGTTGAGCGGACGGAAACAGCGAAGCACTGTTCAATACAGCGTTATTCACATCACCATCATTTCTCATATAGTAAAGGGATTGACATGTTTCTTCAGAAAATATTAATTCCCGATCACCGTCATTATCCATGTCAAGAGTGAGTAATGATTTACCTCCTGTATGCTCAGTCTGTTCAACACGTCCGCCAATATCGGCGCAAGTCTGTCCGTTAAAAGCAATTTTTCCACAACTGCATTCGAGAAATCCGCCCCATGTTTGTGTCTGACGTACCAACTCGAGTGAGTCACAGCCATGATTGTTTTCAACACTGAAGTTCCGGTGATATTCTGCCTGACTTGGACTAACGAATTTCATGTTCAAAACATCCATATCTCCATCACCGTCCATATCAGCAAAATGAGGAAGGTCGTTGGTGCCAGGTAGGAGATTGATTAAAGAGTTGCCCTGCGTTAATAACACTTCACTTTTTAGTCCTGGTCCTGTATAAAATGAAAGTTTTTTCCAGGATGGAGGTTTGCCAACTTCTGTCACATTCCTGTAAACGAAGATGCCGATCTGACCAAAAGTAAAAATGTCTTTTTTACCATCACAGTTATAATCATAGAGAACAAAAAACGTACTGATGTCGGTTGGGAAATAGATTTCGTATTCTGGTGCGTAGTGATAAGAATTATCTTTTGCCAGATACGTCAATATTCGTGAAGAGGTTTTGTCGAAAATCACAATGTCGGCCACCCCGTCAGCATTCAGATTCATAGTATTAACCTGAGCTGAATTTAACCCGCCTGCCCAGGGATTAAGCAGCGACTTCTCGTTTATCTCAACGGGGATGGATTGGTCCATCGTGTAGGTGAACTGGGCCGATAAGGAAAGCGGGAATAATAAGATCAAAAGGATTTTCACCGCAAATAATTTATAACTACCTAACGCTGGATATTTTTTGACTGTTATCTTCAAGCGGGAAAATAGTATGGAAATCCACGAATTGCATCAAAAGTATTTAGAAAGCGGTAAAGTATCTACCGATACCCGACAGATCACGTCTGGTTCGGTATTCTTTGCACTAAAAGGGCCGGCATTCAACGCAAATGAGTTTGCTCAGGAAGCCCTGGCAAAAGGAGCCAGCTATGCCGTGGTTGATGAAAAAAGATTTGCTGTCGATAAGCGATACATATTGGTAGACGATAGCCTGACAGCTCTGCAAAATCTTGCCCGGTATCACAGGTCTCAATTGAAGATTCCATTTATAGGATTGACAGGATCCAATGGAAAAACCACCAGTAAAGAATTGTTGAATGCGGTGTTGAGCAAAAAATTCAACGTCATTGCGACAAAAGGAAATCTCAATAATCATATCGGAGTTCCACTTACGATTTTGTCAATTGATAAAAGTCATGAGATCGCCGTAATAGAAATGGGTGCGAATCATTTGGGGGAAATTGCTTTGTTAAGTGACATCGCAAATCCAACGCATGGCTTTATCACTAATATTGGAAGAGCACACATCGGAACGTTTGGGGGTTTTGAAAATATTGTGCGCGGTAAGTCAGAACTTATTCAACACTTGCTGACACGTAATGGAATAGCATTCATTAATTCGCAGAATCCACTTCTGCAAAATATGGCAAATCGTTTTAAGGATCCTGTGCTTTATCCTGCCAAAGGTGACTATTACCATTGTGAATTTTTAGGAGTAGATCCGTTTGTCAGGATCAAGGCTGATGGTGGAGAAGAAATTACTACTCAACTTATTGGAGCATATAATTTTGAAAACATCGCAGCGGCATTGTGCATTGGAAAATATTTTGGAGTGGAGACATCCAAAGCAAATCTGGCGATAGCTGAATACGTTCCAGGGAACATGAGATCTCAGGTAATTAAGAAAGGAACCAATACGATTTTACTGGATGCCTATAATGCAAATCCAAGCTCCATGGAAGCAGCAATCAGTAATCTGGCTTCAATGGATGCTAAACGAAAAATAGCCATTCTGGGTGATATGTATGAACTCGAAGGTGAAACGGAAGCAGAACATAAAATCATCGGGAAAACATTAATGGAAAAAGGAATTAGTGAAGCTTATTTATGCGGTCCTTTGATGCAGGCAGCTCAGACAACATTTCCTGGTGCGAAATTCTTTGCGACAAGAGATGAATTAATTAAAGAACTGAAATCAAATCCGATACATGACGCATTGATTCTGGTGAAAGCATCAAGAGGCATGGCAATGGAAAAAGTAGTAGAATTCATTTAAGTGTGATCCAATAATCAATTACAAAATACGATGGACTTCGCGCACATCTTTAAGTTTCTTCAAAGCCTTGCAAAAAACAACGATCGTGTTTGGTTTGAAAAGAATAAGCCAACCTACCTTCAGGCTAAAGACAACTTCGAAATGTTTGTTGGAAAATTCCTTGATGAGCTCATCAGGTTCAATCCTGAATTTGCGACACTCAATCCTAAAAAACTTCCCTTCAGAATTTATCGCGACGTTCGCTTCAGTAAAGACAAGAGTCCTTACAAGACGAACATGGGTGCAGGGTTCTCTCCCAATGGTAAACTGGTTCAGGAGCCAGGATATTATCTTCACATTCAACCGGGCGGAAGTTTTTTCGCCGGGGGAATCTATATGCCGGATGCTTCAAATCTTGCAAAAATTCGTCAGGAGATTGACTATAATGGAGATAAGCTTGATAAGATATTAAAAGATAAAAAACTCAAGAAGTGGTATAAGGGCATGGATGATATTGATAAACTGAAGACCATGCCAAAAGGCTATGCAAAGGATCACCCAAGAATTGAATTGCTGAAAAACAAAAGCTTTATTGTTTCACACTATTTCACCGACTCGCAGGTAAAAGATAAAAAATTCATCAAGCAACTGGCCGAAGCAGCAAAGGCGTTAAAACCTATGAATGAATTTTTAAAGGAAGCCATTGCCTGATTAATTCAAGCGGCTAGAAATTATATTCCCAGCACCTCTTTTAATTTGCTGTATCCGGTTTGACTTAATGGAATTCGCACGCCGCTTTTTAAAAGTGCAACGTGTGTATCTTTTTCCAGTGGTTCAATTCGGGTAAGTTCCTGAAGATTGAGGAGATAGGAGCGATGTACTCTCACGAATGTTTTTGGGTCCAGCGCCTTCTCATAATGTGCCATCGTTTTCTTTTTCAGGAAGAAGCCTTCTTTTGTATGAACTTTGACATAATCGTCAAAAGCTTCAATGTAGTGAACCGTGTGAATAGGAAGTATAACGATGTTAATTCCCTTCTTTACCACAATCCTTTGCCGCTCTTCAGGTTGTGATGTGTTCTCAATAAGATCGGTAGTGCTTTTTTGTGAGTGTTGCTGCTGGCCTTTCCATTTTTGAACAGCTTTGTCAAAGCGTTCTTTACTGAAGGGCTTTAATAAATAATCAATTGCATGTCGTTCAAATGCCTGAATGGCATACTCGTCAAAGGCAGTTGTAAAAATAACTGAAGGTGGATTTTCGATAAGCTCAAGCATTTCAAAGCCATTGATCTTTGGCATTTGAATGTCTAGAAAAATAAGATCGGGCTTGTGTTGAGTAATAGCTTTCACTCCTTCAAATCCATCATTGCATTCCTGAACAATCTCGATGTCTGAAAAGGATGAAAGATATTCTCTTACAATACTTCTGGCTAATGGTTCGTCGTCAATGAGGACCGTTTTGATCATGCGTGTTGCGGAATTTTAATCAATGTTGTAAAAATATTTTGTTGCTGTGAAGTAATCAGCAAATCATTTCGGTAAAAAAGAAGATAGAGTCTTCTTTGAACGGAAGAAAGACCAAAGCCTGTTCCTTGTTTAGGTTGAGAGGTTGATGAATCGAAAGGATTCTTAACCTCCACCATTAATGTATTGTTCTCTTGTTTAACCAGGATAGAGATCGTAATCTCCCCCACGGTATCATACAATCCAAACTTAATAGCATTCTCTACTATCGGTTGTAGTAATAATGCGGGAAGCTTCAGTCCACTGTTCTCTTCGTTTGTTTTAATGTCAATGTTTAGTCTGTGACCAAACCTGACCTTCTCTATGTCAAGATAAAGCTGAAGATGTTTTAATTCTTCTTCGAGTGTGACCATTTGATGATCATCTTTTTTTAATGTGCCCCTCAGAAAATCAGATAATTGCTGAACCATCTTTCTGGCTTCTTCCGGCCGGCTTCCCGCCAATGCACTGATGGAATTAAGGCTATTGAATAAAAAGTGTGGCTGAAGTTGCTGGCGGAGATTGCTTAATTCCGCTTCTCTTGCAAGTCTCGTTGCGTCATCTCGTCTTTTTTCATTTTCCCTGCGATCCCCGACATACACCCAAAACCAGGTAAGGATTGCAATAAGAATAATGAGCAGCCATCCCACAATTCCCCGAATTAATAAAGTGCCTGACAGAAACTGAGTGTATAATCCACCGCCAGTAATCAGCTCTTGCAACATCCACTGCTGAAGGAATACGCACAAGGTTGTTAGTGCAATACTCCACGCCAGCACGAACCATGAATTTCGTGCACTCGGTTGATAGGAATGCATAGACGCATTAATAACATAACCACCCATTGCAAATACAATCTGAGTAATACTGGCATCAATCAATGCTGCATTCAAGTCAAGGCCTGCCTGAACAAGAATAACAACCTGAGCCACTGCCAACACCACCCACCATCCCATATAAAGGAGCGCAAGCTTGTAATAGGGTATTGATGGTTTCGCCATTATTAAAACGCCGGACTGTGAGTTAACTGAAGAGAGGCAGCCTTTTGATGAACATAGTGAACATAATCATTGGCTTCTTCTGTCTCCTTGATTTGTGAATATACTTCAAGACCATCTTTAATTTCCTGTAGTGGGAGTAATTCGGCAACATTTACGAACTCCCACTTTACAGGCTGCTGGCGATCATTAATAAAATTGTCTTCTTCTTTGATGCCCAAGATCCTTGCTTTCAACAGAGCTTCTTCAAATCCGCGTGCTTCGATCAGGCGCAGGTGTTCGTCAAACTGTGGACGAACACCATTGCAAATTTTGAATACTATTTTGGCGACGTACCATTTCATAATTAATAGCTTTTAATATCCACACCACCGAACATTACACTGCCTCTTAAGATTAATAGTTTGGTTGGATCAGCATCCTGAACAGACGGACGTTTGTCATCTATTCCACCCAATACTGCTGTAATTTCATTTTTAACATTCCATTGTGGAGGCACCAGTATCTTCACACCACCAAACGCAACATTGAAATCCATCACGATTGTACCTTTAAAATCTGCCTGCATCATATTCAGATCAGTTCCGCCAAAGAAATTTTCAATTCTTCCTCCTGTAAAATTTTTAGAGATGATGTTCTTCTTTGCTCCTCCAAAGAGTATTGATGAGTCGAGAAAATCGCCATCATTAATATCTTCAGTTATATGATTTTTCCCCCATTTTGTTTTTTTTGGACGAAAGATCATATACAATCCAATAGCGATGATCACCGTTGGGAAAATGAGATGCCTGATATCGCGATCCAATATCTCCTCCTGAAGAAGAGCAATTACTCCAACAAGTATTGGAATTAACCAGCCACCTACTCTGAAAGATTGTCTTGCGCCTATGTATAATCCAATGGCAATCGGAATCATTGGCCAGGTTGTTACCCAATAAGGTAATCCAAGATCCATCCGGTCAGCCATGATGACAACACCAATGGCAACTAAAATAAGTCCGCCCATTGATCTTCCACTGCTCTTTGAGCTTTTATTGTTTCTATTATCCTGATCGAGATAATTTGGGGTGGTTTGCTTTTCCATATGTTTTAATTTTTCTCAAAGAAACGGGTGAAATGCCACGGCAGCCATGTAAAAACGGCCATTTCTGGTAAGACGTCGGTGAAACAGGGAGTTCAGTAGGTGAATCCGGAATTACTGAACGGGGTATTTTACAAACCGCCTTGAATCTTCTGTGTATCCCAGCCTAAGATAGAACTCGTGAGTCTTTTTTCGTCTCAGATTGCTGGTTACCTCCAACTTGATGCACCCCTTCTGTGTTAAAAATTTCTCACCGGATTCCAGAAGCTTCGTGCCTATACCTTTTGAGCGAAAAGACTCGTCAATACAGAAAGAAGTAAATCGTCCTAAAGGACCTTTCCAGTGCATTAACTCAAACCAATGCATGGAAATAAACCCAATCACTTTTTCATCAACCTCTGCAACTAGAATATAATACCCGGGCTTTTCATGTTGAACAATCTTAAGAGCAACTTCTTCATCCGTCAGATCAGGATATCCCAATTGTGCCAATAAAGATTGAATAGCCTTTGAATCGAATGCAATGGCTTGTCGTATGATCATAAGATGAATATTAAATTCCTAACCGGGCATCATCCTTCTTTGGATTTTTCAACATCCATTTCATTAAAGGTCCGCTCGTCATACTCGTAATCAATGCCATGATGACCAATGAAACAAATATCTTCTCGTTGATCAGTCCGTTTTCAAGTGCTACGATGCCAAGGATGATTTCCATCGCACCGCGGGCATTCATTCCAAAGCCTGCCGCCAGCGATTCACGCCAAGTGAAGCCGCCCAACCTTGTTCCCAAGCCGCTTCCAATAATTTTTCCAGCGAAAGCGATGAAAAGAATTACAAGAGTAAGCCATGCATCAAAATTGACAAGGAAGTTCACCTTCAGGCCTATTGCAACAAAAAATAATGGAGCGAAAATATTATTGATGAATTGATGCACGATCTCTTTGGCTCGCTCACTCATGTGCTCTGAGTCGCCCAACGCAATCCCAATTATAAAAGCACCGAATACCGCATGGATACCGATGAATTCCGTAAAGGCTGCTGCCAAAAAGCAAAGAGATAATGATAGAGACAATAATCCTCCAGGCCATGCAAGCTTTTTATTTACCCAAGGCAAAAGGCGATTCAATAAACCGCGGCCGATCGTAAGCATAAAAGCAGCAAATCCGGCTGTTAAAAGAAAGGTGTATCCGACAGAAATGTTTCCTCCTTTTCCTATCATACCTAAGACGATGGAGAAGATCATCCAGCCAATGATATCATCTACCATTGCCGAGGCGACCACCAACATTCCAATCTTTGTTTTGAAAAGTTTGAGATCCATCATGATCCTAACAATCACGGGCAAAGCAGAAATGGCCATTGCGGTTCCCATGAACAACGCAAACAACAAAGTATCGACGTCCCCATTGTTTCCAAAAAACGCCGGGAAAGCGTAAGGAATAATAAACCCAAGAAGAAAAGGAATGATCAATCCAAAGAAGCTGGAGAACAAGGCCTGCTTTCCTTGCTGAAAAACTATTCGAAGATCTACTTCAAGGCCAGCAATGAATAGAAGCATGACAACGGCTACTTTGGTGAAGCCATCCAGCACAATTGCAGAAGCGCCGGTTTTCGGAAAAAGCATATCGAAAGAATCCGGAGAGAATGTTCCCAGTATCGTTGGGCCCAGTATCAATCCGGCAATGAGCTCACCAACGACGGCAGGTTGTTTAAATTTTCTTGCGACTTCAGCCATGACCCTTCCAAAAGCAAGCATCACGCTTAGCTGGATCATTAGATGAATTAATTCTGAATGGGAGAGTTTAGCCACGGCCGTCCCCCTTCCCTGGTTGTACGATCAGAAGACTACAAGGAAGATCGGCAAAAACATACTCCAGATCATGAGTAAATACACGATCAAGAAATTTGAATCTTCGGGGTGGAGCTCCGACTACCAAAAGATCAGCCTGCTTTCTTTTTGCAAATTGAGCAAGCTCAAAACCAGATTTACCCGTGATGATCTTAATATTAATCTTGAAATTATCATGAGGGATTTTCTGAAGAAGCTTTTCAACTTTCTCTACTTCATCTTTAATCAATCCTTGCCGGATCTTTTCATATTCGTCCTCTGAGCTTTGATCTGCGGCCGACATTGCCAATCCAAACATCTTTAACTCCCTCACCACATGAATCCATGAACCATTTTTGCCAATCTTGCATGCTAATGAAAGTGAATCCTCCACACGCGGACGTTCATCGGCATCCACGACAACATTTTTAAACCCTTCTGGCTCCAATGAAGGCTGTGTTAACAAAAGCACAGAGCATTTTGAGCGACGCATGATATGTCTGGCAATGGTACCGAGGTAGTACTGAAATAAATTCTCTTTTTTTAACGCGCCGGCAATCAAAAGATCAACCTTCTCCCGATCACAGGCTTTAAGAATAGTGCGGGCGGGATCACCCTTTTCCCATCGGATGGTCACATCATCTTTTGAAAGTTTCCTGCTCTCAAGCAGTCCTTGCATGAGAACGTCTTCCTTCTGACCATGTTCTCCGATGTGAATCAAAACCAATCTTGCATTGAAATGCCGGGCAATATTTGCAGCTTCAGCGAGCATGCGCTCTGCGGTAGGTGAAAATGCGACAGCAAGCCCAATGGTTTGGATCATGCCGTTAAAATAAGGAGAGCAGACCTTTAAAATAAATTAAATTCGATAAAACACCCTTGTAAAAGTTCAAATTCCGTCTACTTTTAAAGATCAGAAGATTTTACTCTGGTAATTATTTTTAATGTACGACAGTAAAAGCGAATCAGAGCAGAAAAGAAAAGTACTGATCAACAGGCTTTCCATCCTTATTTTTTTCCTCACCACTATTTACTTTTTCCTGGACTGGTGGCTTGAGATCCATGCTCAGCCATTTATTTATTTCAGCTTCTTCTCCTTTTCGTTGATAACACTTTTTCTGAATCGTGTTGGCAAGCCTGCTTCAGCAAAGGCAATTAGTCTGATTGCATTCAACGCAATGATCTACGTGGTGGCCTCAAGTGAGCCCTACGATACTGGAATTCATCTTTATTTCTTTGCAGCCGGAGCGGTTGCTCTTACCATTTATGATTTTCAGAACTGGCCCAAGTCATTATTCTTTGCATCTCTTTCGATCCTACTTAATATTCTTGTTTACCTAACAGACTATTCAGTCATTGAACACAGAAATTTTTCGTTGGAAAATGCCAAGATCTTTTTTGTAATCAATGCAACCATTAATGGCGCTGTTTGTATTTATTCTTTTTTGCTATTCTCAAAGCTTAACTATCAGGTAGAAAAAAACCTTGTAGAAAATGAAAGAACAATTCTGGAGCAAAACCAGCAATTGGTTAAAGCTAACAAGGAACTGGATCGGTTTGTCTATAGCGTTTCTCATGACCTGAGAGCTCCACTCAGCTCGCTTTCCGGATTAATTCATTTGACTGAAAAGTCGAATGATAGAAAAGAAACAATGGAATACCTCGATTTGATGAAGGGCAGGATTGCAAAGCTGGAAATATTTATTCGCGATATCATTGACTTCTCACGCAATGCCCGTTCTGAAGTCAGACTCGAACCAGTTAATCTTAAAGACCTTATTTTCGAAACTTTTGAGTCACTTAAATTTATCAGTGGCGCTGAGACCATGGCCTTACAGGACCACACACAGATATCTGAGGTGATTTTAGTGGATAAGACCCGCCTTCAGATCGTTCTTTATAATTTAATATCAAATGCGATCAGGTATCGTAAGGAGAGAAATGATGTATGCTATATTAAAATTACAAGTCATCAGGCAAATGAACAATTGTCGTTGCACTTTGAAGATAATGGCATTGGAATAGATCCTGTTCATCAGCCGAAAGTGTTTGATATGTTTTACAGAGCATCTGAAAGTTCAAAGGGTAGTGGCCTGGGCCTTTATATTGTAAAAGAGACGGTTGAAAAACTCGGTGGTACCATCTCTCTTCAGTCGGTGCTGGGAGAGGGGACAAAATTCACACTCGCCCTTCCTGTCCAAAGAAATTAAGGCCCCTGTTTCCCATCTGAAATTTGAAAGTATCTTTGCGGCTTATGGCGCAACCAGACGATAATATTCTTAAAAAAGTAGTGTCCCATGCTAAGGAGTATGGGTTTGTATTTCCTTCCAGTGAAATCTATGACGGCTTAGGTGGCATCTATGACTATGGTCAGAATGGTGTTGAGTTAAAAAACAACATCAAGGAATACTGGTGGAGGTTTATGACAAGCCTTCACGAAAATATTGTTGGACTGGATTCAGCAATCTTCATGCATCCAACGATTTGGAAAGCTTCCGGTCACGTGGATGCTTTTAATGATCCTATGATCGACAACAGGGATTCTAAAAAAAGATACCGGGCTGATGTGCTGGTGGAGGATGCCATTAGTAAAATCGAAGAGAAGATCGACAAGGAAGTTGAAAAGGCCTTTAAAAGATTTGGAGATTCGTTTGATAAAGCAATGTTCATCGCCACTAACCCACGGGTGATGGAGTATCAGAAAAAGGCGGATGAGGCCAATGAGCGTCTCAAAAACGCCATGAATGACAACAACATGGAGGCTATGAGACAATTGGTAATTGATCTTGAAGTCGCCGATCCTGTCTCCGGAACAAAAAACTGGACGGATGTACGCCAGTTTAATCTGATGTTCTCAACAGAAATGGGATCTGTTGCAGAAGAAGCAAATACTATTTTTTTAAGACCTGAAACTGCTCAGGGTATTTTTGTTAATTTTTTAAATGTGCAGAAGACCGGTCGGATGAAAATTCCTTTTGGGATTGCCCAGATTGGAAAAGCCTTTCGGAATGAAATTGTTGCACGACAGTTCATTTTCCGCATGCGTGAATTCGAGCAAATGGAAATGCAATTCTTTGTGAAGCCAGGTGAGGAAATGAAATGGTATGAATTCTGGAAGGAAAAAAGAATGAAGTGGCATCAGGCTTTAGGCTTTGGTAAGGAAAATTATCGCTTTCATGATCATGCCAATCTTGCCTTTTATGCAAATGCGGCAACCGATATTCAATTTAACTTTCCAATGGGATTCAAAGAGCTTGAGGGCATTCATTCCCGTACCAATCATGATTTGAAACGTCATGAGGAGTTTTCCGGAAAGAAAATGCAATACTTTGATTCAGAAGATAATCAGAACTTTATTCCATTCGTTGTGGAAACTTCTGTCGGTCTTGACAGAATGTTCCTGTCTATTCTTGCCAGTTCTTATGTTGAAGAAAAACTGGAGGATGGAAGTGAGCGTACGGTTCTTAGAATTCCTGCGGCTCTTGCACCCAATAAGGTCGCGATTCTTCCATTAATGAAGAAGGATGGCCTTCCGGAAAAAGCTGAAGCGATCATGAACGATCTTAAGTTTGACTTCCGTTGCTACTACGAGGACAAGGATACTATTGGAAAGCGTTATCGGAGAATGGATGCTATTGGTACTCCTTTCTGCATAACGATCGATCATCAGACACTGCAGGATGATACTGTTACAATACGCCATCGCGATACGATGAAACAGGATCGCATCAAAATAACAGAGATTAAAACTGTCATTGAAAAAGAATGCTCAATTAATAATCTATTAAGGTCGATTTAAATTTTAAAATTTCAGCATCATGAATCAGCCTCTAAATAAGAATATTTTCTTTGTTAAAGAGCATGTCAAGGTCTT includes these proteins:
- a CDS encoding glycine--tRNA ligase; the encoded protein is MAQPDDNILKKVVSHAKEYGFVFPSSEIYDGLGGIYDYGQNGVELKNNIKEYWWRFMTSLHENIVGLDSAIFMHPTIWKASGHVDAFNDPMIDNRDSKKRYRADVLVEDAISKIEEKIDKEVEKAFKRFGDSFDKAMFIATNPRVMEYQKKADEANERLKNAMNDNNMEAMRQLVIDLEVADPVSGTKNWTDVRQFNLMFSTEMGSVAEEANTIFLRPETAQGIFVNFLNVQKTGRMKIPFGIAQIGKAFRNEIVARQFIFRMREFEQMEMQFFVKPGEEMKWYEFWKEKRMKWHQALGFGKENYRFHDHANLAFYANAATDIQFNFPMGFKELEGIHSRTNHDLKRHEEFSGKKMQYFDSEDNQNFIPFVVETSVGLDRMFLSILASSYVEEKLEDGSERTVLRIPAALAPNKVAILPLMKKDGLPEKAEAIMNDLKFDFRCYYEDKDTIGKRYRRMDAIGTPFCITIDHQTLQDDTVTIRHRDTMKQDRIKITEIKTVIEKECSINNLLRSI
- a CDS encoding HAMP domain-containing histidine kinase, whose product is MYDSKSESEQKRKVLINRLSILIFFLTTIYFFLDWWLEIHAQPFIYFSFFSFSLITLFLNRVGKPASAKAISLIAFNAMIYVVASSEPYDTGIHLYFFAAGAVALTIYDFQNWPKSLFFASLSILLNILVYLTDYSVIEHRNFSLENAKIFFVINATINGAVCIYSFLLFSKLNYQVEKNLVENERTILEQNQQLVKANKELDRFVYSVSHDLRAPLSSLSGLIHLTEKSNDRKETMEYLDLMKGRIAKLEIFIRDIIDFSRNARSEVRLEPVNLKDLIFETFESLKFISGAETMALQDHTQISEVILVDKTRLQIVLYNLISNAIRYRKERNDVCYIKITSHQANEQLSLHFEDNGIGIDPVHQPKVFDMFYRASESSKGSGLGLYIVKETVEKLGGTISLQSVLGEGTKFTLALPVQRN